The Arthrobacter oryzae DNA window ATCGAAAATGCCAGCGGCGGGCACCGGCGGGGCACTCACTCGGTGTTGGGGGCGGCCTTCTTCGTGCTGCTGGCCACCCTTGCCGGGCAGATTCAGCTGGAGACGCAATGGGGTCTGCTGTCTGTGGGGGCAGGCCTGCTGTGCATGTTCATGATCAACATCGCCGCCAAGGCGCTCAAACTGTTCCCGAAGGCCGGATTCATCAGCAACTGGCTCTTCGCGCTGACCATGGCGGGCGTGGTGACCTGGTTCGCGCCGGACCAGTGGACGTGGCTGCCCGTTTCAATGCTGACCGGCGTGGTGGTGCATATTGTGGGAGACATGATCACCACCGGGGGAGTGCCGCTGCTGTGGCCGATCGTGATCAAGCCGCCCCGGTTCCTGCGGAAACTGCCGGTGCTCAACGACATCTGGAGGGCAAACGGGGCGTTTTCCCTGCCGTTGCTGGGGCGGGCCGGCTCCAAGCGGGAGTGGCTCGTGCTGATCCCCGTGAGCGCCTATGCCATGGTGGGGATGTGCGTGGCCGGCTGGGGGCTGGCCAAAGCGCATTTCCCGGCCGCCCTCGCGCTCGGAAGCACCCTGGTCAACAGCCTGTTCGGCCGGCTGTTCGGCAACGCCTAGCTGATCGGCGCTCAGCCGCTTAAACAGCTGAAGCCCCCGGAAGATCCGGGGGGCTTCAGCTGTTTGGCTTGGAGGCTTAGTGCTCGCCGGCCGAGTCCGAACGGCCCAGGAGCGTCTGCGGGATCCAGAACGCAGCAGCGAAGAGGCCCAGGCATACGGCCATCGGCCAGGGGTTGCCCAGCGTGAGGAAGGACAGGGAGTAGATGGAGCCGAGGAACAGGACCATCATGACTGCAAAAATAGCGATGCTGCCTGCAAGGCTGTTCTCGTTCTGAGGGGTCTTGGGGCTATCAACGGTCTTGGACATTCATTCCTCCTCGGCCCCGCAGGGCTCAAAACGCCCCGAAGGGCTGAAAAACTGTGGCGCTTCCGAAACAGGTCAGTACGCGGACGAACCCTGTTCGCCCTTGACGATCGCAATACCGGAGCTGGCGCCAATACGTGTTGCACCTGCAGCAATCATAGCCTGCGCGTCGGCCAGCGAACGCACGCCGCCGGATGCCTTGACACCGACCTTCGGGCCTACTGTGCGGCGCATCAGCGCTACGTCGTCAACGGTGGCGCCGCCCCCGTTGAAGCCGGTGGACGTCTTGACGAAGTCCGCTCCGGCTTCCACGGCGGCCTCGCAGGCCAGGACTTTCTGTGAATCACTGAGCAGCGCAGTCTCGATGATCACTTTCAAGATGGCGTCGCCGGCGTGCACGGCGTCGGCCACGGCCCGGATGTCATCAACCAGCGCACCCATGTCATCGGCACGTGCGGCCGCAATGTTGATGACCATGTCCACCTCGTCGGCGCCGTCCAGCACGGCACCGCGCGCTTCAAAGGCCTTGACGTCGGTGGGGGCGGCACCCAGCGGGAAGCCGACCACCGAGCAGGTCAGGACGCCTGAACCCTTCAGGGCGGTGGTCACGGTCTTGACCCACACCGGGTTCACGCAGACGGACTTGAAATGGTACTCGGCGGCCTCGGAACAGACCTTGAGGATCTCCGCTTCGCTGGCTTCCGGCTTCAGCAGCGTGTGGTCGATGAAGGAAGCTATGTCTGCGGGTGCGGTGGCCCCGGGTGCTGTGGCCGCGGCGGCGTCAGGCATGCCGGTGGCTTCGTTGCTCATGGTGGTCCTTCCTGGTGGCCCTGCCGGGCCTCGTGGGCAGCAGGCGCCGTGTTCTACGTGGCTTCTCAGGTGACCATCTTGCCATAACGACGCTAGGCTGCAGCCGGGACAGCTTCCTGCAGCGTTGCCTGCATTAGCCGGGCTGCGCAGGCCCCCGCCGCGGAGCCTGATGCCACCAGCAGGCCCAGGCGGACGCCGTCGAACGAGGCGGCGTCGCCGATGGCCCAGATCCCCGGGACGGACGTCCGGAAATCCTG harbors:
- the deoC gene encoding deoxyribose-phosphate aldolase, whose protein sequence is MSNEATGMPDAAAATAPGATAPADIASFIDHTLLKPEASEAEILKVCSEAAEYHFKSVCVNPVWVKTVTTALKGSGVLTCSVVGFPLGAAPTDVKAFEARGAVLDGADEVDMVINIAAARADDMGALVDDIRAVADAVHAGDAILKVIIETALLSDSQKVLACEAAVEAGADFVKTSTGFNGGGATVDDVALMRRTVGPKVGVKASGGVRSLADAQAMIAAGATRIGASSGIAIVKGEQGSSAY
- a CDS encoding metal-dependent hydrolase gives rise to the protein MGGHHAASGAAAWVAIASTGPYTLGWYPLDATGILIGGMATAGTALVCDWDHRHSTVANSLPPLSNVIAVGIENASGGHRRGTHSVLGAAFFVLLATLAGQIQLETQWGLLSVGAGLLCMFMINIAAKALKLFPKAGFISNWLFALTMAGVVTWFAPDQWTWLPVSMLTGVVVHIVGDMITTGGVPLLWPIVIKPPRFLRKLPVLNDIWRANGAFSLPLLGRAGSKREWLVLIPVSAYAMVGMCVAGWGLAKAHFPAALALGSTLVNSLFGRLFGNA